The Phycisphaeraceae bacterium genome has a window encoding:
- a CDS encoding sulfurtransferase, with amino-acid sequence MSAAYAHPEVLVSTDWVEKHRSDTKNIRIVESDEDVLLYATGHVPEAIKIDWINDLNDPVVRDYIDPARFAALCARHGISNDTTVVFYGDKNNWWACYAFWVFKLMGHPKCMVMDGGRKKWEAERRPMSTTTPSYPRASYTPPAKPDYSIRAFRDEVLAHMKARKPMVDVRSPQEFSGERTHMAEYPQEGVLRGGHIPGAKNVPWARAVAEDGTFKKREDLEAIYLREIELKPTDDVVAYCRIGERSSHTWFVLTYLLGFQKVRNYDGSWTEWGNSVGLPIEKTHVPK; translated from the coding sequence ATGTCCGCCGCCTACGCGCATCCCGAAGTCCTGGTCTCCACCGACTGGGTAGAGAAGCACCGTTCAGACACGAAGAACATCCGCATCGTCGAAAGCGATGAGGATGTGCTGCTCTACGCCACGGGCCACGTTCCCGAGGCCATCAAGATCGACTGGATCAATGACCTCAACGACCCCGTGGTGCGCGACTACATCGATCCCGCTCGCTTCGCCGCGCTGTGCGCCAGGCACGGCATCTCCAACGATACCACCGTCGTGTTCTACGGCGACAAGAACAACTGGTGGGCGTGCTACGCCTTCTGGGTGTTCAAACTGATGGGGCACCCCAAGTGCATGGTGATGGACGGCGGGCGCAAGAAGTGGGAGGCCGAAAGGCGCCCCATGTCCACCACGACGCCCTCGTACCCCAGGGCGTCCTACACGCCGCCGGCCAAACCGGACTACTCCATCCGCGCCTTCCGCGACGAGGTGCTGGCCCACATGAAGGCCAGGAAGCCCATGGTGGATGTGCGCAGCCCGCAGGAGTTCTCCGGCGAGCGCACCCACATGGCGGAGTACCCGCAGGAAGGCGTGCTGCGCGGCGGCCACATTCCAGGTGCGAAGAACGTCCCCTGGGCCCGCGCCGTGGCCGAGGACGGAACCTTCAAGAAGCGCGAGGACCTCGAAGCCATCTACCTGCGCGAGATCGAACTCAAGCCCACCGATGATGTGGTCGCCTACTGCCGCATCGGCGAGCGCTCCAGCCACACGTGGTTCGTGCTCACGTACCTGCTCGGCTTCCAGAAGGTCCGCAATTACGACGGCTCCTGGACCGAATGGGGCAACAGCGTCGGGCTGCCGATCGAAAAGACGCACGTGCCGAAGTGA
- a CDS encoding SufE family protein, with product MPAALDDIIDTFQSVDRDTRLELLLDFSKKLPPLPPEHRAARDAGLNRVHECMTPVFLFIERGNGRVHLHADVADEAPTVKGFVSILVQGLDGATPAEVAATPNDLVDRLGLADLLRMNRAVGLAAVLARIKREVAVG from the coding sequence ATGCCCGCCGCGCTGGATGACATCATCGACACGTTCCAGAGCGTCGATCGCGACACGCGCCTGGAACTGCTGCTGGATTTCTCGAAGAAACTGCCGCCGCTTCCGCCCGAGCACCGGGCCGCGCGGGATGCGGGACTCAACCGCGTCCACGAGTGCATGACGCCGGTGTTCCTCTTCATCGAGCGTGGGAATGGCCGGGTTCACCTTCACGCCGACGTGGCGGACGAGGCCCCGACCGTGAAGGGGTTCGTCTCCATTCTCGTGCAGGGGCTCGATGGCGCGACGCCCGCCGAGGTGGCTGCGACGCCCAATGATCTGGTCGATCGGCTCGGGCTGGCCGACCTGCTGCGCATGAACCGGGCGGTTGGGCTGGCTGCGGTGCTCGCTCGGATCAAGCGTGAGGTGGCGGTGGGATGA
- a CDS encoding cysteine desulfurase has product MTIAPHQSDARPRAYDVEAVRRDFPILARRIHGKPLVYLDTAATAQRPRAVIDAVDRFWTTCNANVHRGVHTLSIEATDAFEQARARLQRFINAAEVREIIFTRGATEAINLVAQCWARPRLKPGDIILIGQSEHHSNIVPWQMVREWTGAEIRVIPVTDAGELDVAAYQHLLEERVKLIAIQHVSNTLGTVHPLKALIAAARRNAPHAVVVVDGAQGAPHLRVDVRDLDADFYAVAGHKMYGPTGIGLLYGRRALLEAMPPWHGGGSMIRSVTFERTTYADLPDKYEAGTPNIAGAIGLAAAADYLDSLTLDAIAVHEHDLVTHAASALADVPGLRFIGAVRPPHRAGVVSFTLEGVHPHDIGTILDNEGIAIRTGHHCTQPLMQRFGVPATARASFGVYTTRQEIDALAAGLRKVIEVFA; this is encoded by the coding sequence ATGACCATCGCACCCCATCAGTCCGACGCGAGGCCTCGCGCGTACGACGTGGAAGCCGTCCGGCGCGACTTTCCCATCCTCGCACGCCGGATTCACGGCAAGCCGCTCGTGTACCTCGACACCGCGGCCACGGCCCAGCGGCCGCGCGCCGTCATCGACGCCGTCGACCGCTTCTGGACCACCTGCAACGCCAACGTCCACCGCGGCGTCCACACCCTCAGCATCGAGGCCACCGACGCCTTCGAGCAAGCCCGCGCGCGGCTGCAGCGCTTCATCAACGCCGCCGAGGTCCGCGAGATCATCTTCACCCGCGGCGCCACCGAAGCCATCAACCTCGTGGCCCAGTGCTGGGCCCGGCCGCGTCTGAAGCCCGGCGACATCATCCTCATCGGCCAGAGCGAGCACCACTCCAACATCGTGCCGTGGCAGATGGTGCGCGAGTGGACCGGGGCTGAGATCCGCGTGATTCCCGTCACGGACGCGGGCGAACTCGACGTCGCCGCATACCAGCACCTGCTCGAAGAGCGCGTGAAGCTCATCGCCATCCAGCACGTCTCGAACACGCTGGGCACGGTTCACCCGCTCAAGGCCCTCATCGCCGCCGCCCGCAGGAACGCACCGCACGCGGTCGTCGTGGTCGATGGAGCGCAAGGCGCACCGCACCTGCGCGTGGATGTGCGCGACCTCGACGCCGACTTCTACGCCGTCGCCGGGCACAAGATGTACGGCCCCACCGGCATCGGTCTTCTCTACGGTCGGCGCGCCCTGCTCGAAGCCATGCCCCCGTGGCACGGCGGCGGCTCCATGATTCGCTCCGTCACTTTCGAGAGGACCACTTACGCCGACCTGCCCGACAAGTACGAGGCGGGCACGCCCAACATCGCCGGCGCCATCGGTCTGGCCGCTGCGGCGGACTATCTCGATTCCCTCACGCTCGACGCCATCGCCGTCCACGAGCACGATCTGGTGACGCACGCCGCCTCCGCGCTCGCCGACGTTCCCGGTCTGCGCTTCATCGGCGCCGTCAGGCCGCCCCACCGGGCGGGCGTCGTGTCCTTCACGCTCGAAGGCGTTCATCCGCACGACATCGGCACCATTCTCGACAACGAGGGCATCGCCATCCGCACCGGCCACCACTGCACGCAGCCGCTCATGCAGCGCTTCGGCGTGCCCGCCACCGCACGGGCCTCCTTCGGCGTCTACACCACGCGGCAGGAGATTGACGCGTTGGCGGCGGGGCTGCGGAAGGTGATCGAGGTGTTCGCGTGA